The window GATGCACTCCAAGGGACTTGAGTTTCCAGGCTACGATCCCAGAGCTATGAAAACCTTAGCCCTGGGGTTCGCCGTGGGTCTCAGGGGTGCATGCCATAACCGCTCCCCCGCCTATGAAGTGGATATGTCCGGAGAGGTAGACAGGTTCAAGGGTGAACCGGGGAGAGGCTCCAGGGTGAAGGAAAAGGAGGATTTCGCCGCTGTTCTCGACTCACTGATTATCTGCAAGTTCATCCGAAAGTGCTTCGGCGATTTATATACCGAGGCTGCCAACCTCTACAAACAGGCAACAGGTCTGGATATGACCCCGGCCGAGCTGAAGGGTGCAGGTGAGCGCATAAACAACATAAAGAAAGCCTTTAACATCCGTGAGGGATGGAAACCCGGTGACGACTGGCTACCACCTCGCTTGTTCAGCGACCCCATAACAGAGGGCGAGGGAAAGGGCACGGTGCTGACCGAGGCCGAGCTCAGGCTCATGATCGATGATTACTACCAGGCCCGGGGCTGGACCGCCGAAGGCCTGATACCGGAGGAGAAACTGCAGGCACTGGGGATAGAGGATCCCATCGCACCGTGGAAAGGATTGGAGTATGGAACGCAGGTATATAAGCTGTGACCCTGAGCTTTGCAGTGGGTGCGGGCTCTGCGAGATGGTTTGCTCGGCAGAAAAGGAGGGGGTTTTCTGCCCCGAGCTGTCCCGTATTCACCTGGTACACATTGATGAAAAGATGGCCGTAAGTATAGCCTGTCGTTTCTGTGAGAACACACCATGCATAGAAGCCTGTCCCCGCGAAGCGCTGGAGTGGGACGAGGTGAACAACGTCATTCGCGTTGACAAGATGCGCTGCACCGGGTGTGGCTGGTGCATAGAGGCCTGTGACTTCGGCGCTATCGTCCTGAATCGCTCCACCAAGTCGGTGGTGCTATGCGATCTATGCGAGGGGCGCTCTCAGCCAAAATGCGTGGAGCTATGCCCCAGGGAAGCACTCAAGGTGTCAACACTGGAGATCGAAGCCCAGAGCGCGCGGGGGGAAGCGGCGAGATCCCTGCTTTAGGCCTACCATCATATATGAAGCAGTCTCAAACCTGACACAAGCTAGCAGATACCAAACTTTCTGGCTGCCGCCCCAAATCCCAATAAAGACCCCTTGATAACAGGGTCCTCCACGCAGTATGAAATGCGGAAGTATCCGGGAGCACCAAACCCCCTCCCCGGCACCACCAGGACATTATGCTCCTGCAACTCCCTAACGAAGGCTACATCATCTGCAATCGGTGACCTGGGGAATATATAGAAGGCACCCATTGGCTTTACCGTAGAGTAGCCCATCTCGACAAGGCTACTATATAAAAGGTC of the Dehalococcoidia bacterium genome contains:
- a CDS encoding 4Fe-4S dicluster domain-containing protein codes for the protein MERRYISCDPELCSGCGLCEMVCSAEKEGVFCPELSRIHLVHIDEKMAVSIACRFCENTPCIEACPREALEWDEVNNVIRVDKMRCTGCGWCIEACDFGAIVLNRSTKSVVLCDLCEGRSQPKCVELCPREALKVSTLEIEAQSARGEAARSLL